Proteins from one Saccharomyces eubayanus strain FM1318 chromosome XI, whole genome shotgun sequence genomic window:
- the RHO4 gene encoding Rho family GTPase RHO4: MNILLFKREHGHGGQSSDTTSQGSLSSTALPESPGLLEGKILPKLPTPFARSLSTIPSYEQMKRTKKLPDYHLKIVVVGDGAVGKTCLLISYVQGTFPTDYIPTIFENYVTNIEGPKGQVIELALWDTAGQEEYSRLRPLSYTNADVLMICYSVGSKTSFRNVEDLWFPEVKHFCPSAPIMLIGLKSDLYEADDLSDLVDPEEAESLARRLGAFTHVQCSARLKDNVNEVFETAIHTLLFDSLYSKEPSYTIKNPFKKSSAKSSTDYSARDTSISISKTKGTRKVKCILM; encoded by the coding sequence ATGAATATTCTGTTATTTAAGCGCGAGCATGGTCATGGTGGACAGTCAAGCGACACAACTTCGCAAGGGTCCCTTTCTAGTACCGCGCTTCCTGAATCTCCAGGACTTTTAGAAGGGAAGATTCTCCCCAAATTGCCTACTCCTTTTGCCAGAAGTCTCTCCACCATTCCTAGTTATGAGCAAATGAAGCGTACTAAGAAATTGCCCGATTACCATTTAAAAATAGTCGTTGTGGGGGACGGTGCCGTTGGGAAGACGTGCCTTTTAATATCTTATGTGCAGGGGACTTTCCCGACAGATTATATCCCAactatttttgaaaattatgTGACAAACATAGAGGGCCCTAAGGGCCAGGTTATAGAACTAGCGCTGTGGGACACTGCTGGTCAAGAGGAGTATAGTAGACTCAGACCGCTCTCATACACAAACGCCGATGTCCTAATGATTTGTTACTCTGTAGGCAGCAAGACATCATTCAGGAACGTGGAAGATCTTTGGTTTCCGGAGGTCAAGCATTTTTGTCCTTCTGCGCCTATCATGCTGATTGGCCTGAAGTCAGACCTATACGAAGCTGATGACCTCTCAGATTTGGTGGATCCTGAGGAGGCCGAATCTTTGGCCAGGCGGCTAGGGGCGTTTACCCATGTCCAATGCTCAGCTCGGTTGAAAGACAACGTCAATGAAGTTTTCGAAACTGCCATACACACATTGCTATTTGATTCCCTGTATTCTAAGGAGCCTTCATATACAATCAAAAATCCGTTTAAGAAATCTTCAGCCAAGTCAAGTACAGATTACTCTGCTAGGGATACTAGCATTTCCATTTCTAAAACAAAAGGGACAAGAAAAGTTAAATGTATTCTGATGTAA
- the TRM2 gene encoding tRNA (uracil(54)-C(5))-methyltransferase, producing MLRFWISQKPIFRPSYCLRGIFIKNHCRTPITKMTETTTKATSTVQQQTADNKRLSSAVADPAKQKKTKKPKLRKYKAKKVDPTSPMGVLEFEVDDLLKSQNLSRDQVLNDVTAILNDTSKIDGPITVQYHRMVKNVKVLEITSNGNGLALIANPVEPEKKQVVIIPFGLPGDLVNIKVFKTHPYYVESDLLDVVETSPMRRDDLIKDKYFGKSSGSQLEFLTYDDQLKLKRNTIMNAYKFFAPKLNSEKLLPHFGTTIASPLQFGYRTKITPHFDMPRRKAKELTERPPLGFGQKGRPQWRKETLDVGGHGSILDIDECVLATEVLNKGLTNERRKFEKEFNSYKKGATILLRENTTILDPSKPTLEQLTEEGSRDENGDISYVEVEDKEHNVKLAKTCVTNSRQIVTEYVDGYTFNFSAGEFFQNNNAILPVVTKYVRDNLQIPNKDGKNEPRFLVDAYCGSGLFSICSSKGVDKVIGVEISADSVSFAEKNAKANDVENCRFIVGKAEKLFESIDTPNDRTSVILDPPRKGCDELFLKQLAAYNPAKIVYISCNVHSQARDVEYFLKETENGSSYKIESIRGFDFFPQTHHVESVCVMTRV from the coding sequence ATGCTTCGTTTCTGGATCTCACAAAAACCCATATTCAGACCTAGCTATTGTCTTCGCGGaattttcatcaagaacCATTGCCGTACACCAATTACGAAGATGACTGAAACTACTACAAAAGCAACATCAACAGTGCAGCAGCAGACTGCTGACAACAAAAGACTGTCCTCCGCTGTTGCGGATCCTGccaagcaaaagaagaccAAAAAACCCAAGCTGAGAAAATACAAAGCCAAGAAGGTCGACCCAACTTCCCCCATGGGTGTCTTAGAATTTGAAGTAGACGATTTGCTAAAATCCCAAAATTTATCTAGAGATCAAGTCTTGAACGATGTCACGGCGATTCTGAACGATACATCTAAAATCGACGGCCCCATTACTGTGCAATACCATCGCATGGTAAAAAACGTCAAAGTCTTGGAGATTACCTCTAACGGCAATGGTCTAGCTTTGATCGCTAATCCCGTTGAaccagaaaagaaacaagtGGTCATCATACCCTTTGGGTTGCCAGGCGACCTGGTAAATATCAAAGTTTTTAAGACACACCCTTACTATGTCGAGAGTGATTTGTTAGACGTGGTAGAAACATCTCCTATGAGGAGAGATGATTTAATCAAGGATAAATACTTTGGTAAGTCTTCAGGAAGTCAGTTGGAATTCTTGACCTATGATGACCAgttgaaattaaagagGAACACGATCATGAACGCCTACAAATTTTTCGCACCGAAGCTAAACTCTGAAAAGCTTTTACCTCACTTTGGTACTACCATAGCGTCTCCTTTACAATTTGGTTATAGAACCAAGATTACACCTCATTTCGATATGCCAAGAAGGAAGGCGAAAGAACTAACAGAAAGACCTCCTCTAGGGTTTGGTCAAAAGGGCAGACCTCAATGGAGAAAAGAGACTTTGGACGTTGGTGGACATGGTTCAATATTAGATATAGATGAGTGCGTTCTCGCCACAGAGGTTTTAAACAAAGGATTAACTAACGAGAGAagaaagtttgaaaaagaatttaaTAGTTATAAGAAAGGCGCCACTATTTTACTAAGAGAAAACACCACTATTTTGGATCCCTCGAAACCAACATTGGAACAGTTAACAGAAGAAGGCTCCCGGGATGAAAACGGCGACATAAGCTACGTTGAGGTCGAGGATAAAGAGCACAACGTCAAGTTAGCCAAGACATGTGTCACAAATTCCAGACAAATTGTCACTGAGTATGTAGACGGGTAtactttcaatttcagtGCGGGcgaatttttccaaaataataatgcCATTTTACCTGTGGTGACCAAGTATGTCCGCGACAATTTGCAAATTCCAAACAAGGATGGCAAAAACGAACCAAGATTCCTAGTGGATGCTTATTGTGGGTCAGGTCTTTTCAGTATATGTAGCTCCAAAGGTGTGGATAAAGTAATTGGTGTAGAAATATCTGCTGATAGTGTTTCTTTcgcagaaaaaaatgcaaaggCAAATGATGTGGAAAATTGTAGGTTCATAGTTGGTAAGGCTGAAAAGCTTTTTGAATCAATCGATACTCCCAATGACAGAACCTCGGTCATCCTAGACCCACCACGCAAAGGCTGCGACgagttgtttttgaagcAGCTAGCCGCATATAATCCAGCCAAGATAGTCTACATTTCATGTAACGTTCATTCTCAAGCACGCGATGTCGAATATTTCCtgaaagaaacagaaaacgGATCATCTTATAAGATAGAAAGCATTAGAGGGTTTGACTTCTTTCCACAAACACATCATGTCGAAAGTGTGTGTGTGATGACGAGAGTTTAA
- the RPS21A gene encoding 40S ribosomal protein eS21: MENDKGQLVELYVPRKCSATNRIIKADDHASVQINVAKVDEEGRAIPGEYVTYALSGYVRSRGESDDSLNRLAQNDGLLKNVWAYSR; this comes from the exons ATGGAAAACGATAAGGGCCAATTA GTCGAACTTTACGttccaagaaaatgttCTGCTACCAACAGAATCATCAAGGCTGATGACCACGCCTCTGTTCAAATCAACGTTGCCAAAGTTGACGAAGAAGGCCGTGCCATTCCAGGTGAATACGTTACCTACGCTTTGTCCGGTTACGTCAGATCCAGAGGTGAATCCGATGACTCTTTGAACCGTTTGGCTCAAAACGATGGTTTGTTGAAGAACGTCTGGGCTTACTCCCGTTAa
- the GLG1 gene encoding glycogenin glucosyltransferase GLG1 encodes MCRKLAIVTLLYSADYLPGVFALGHQVNKLLKEAGRKDRIDACLVVTTPLFNDILSDLAKDLLKTIYDDIVLVNPLECQDESIQRNSENLALLERPELSFALIKARLWELTQYEQVLYLDSDTLPLNKDFLRLFDIMSKQTKLQIGAVADIGWPDMFNSGVMMLIPDADTASVLQNYVIENTSIDGADQGILNQFFNQNCCTDELLKESFPREWVQLSFTYNVTTPNLGYESSPAMNYFKPTIKLIHFIGQHKPWSLWSQTNFVRNEYNTQWNGVYEEFKQENKLVDDVSKIDINDFNEDNNVQTASQETIPQTASSGAIPQDNDFSTEKEVETIDTKQEDTRVQLNEPAPVPVPLDFTEWLTTFINKDNVNSQAMNKMHEHEGNDSGFDKDDAKSDEDIYVNNSDAKPDQESIADKNDAKSDQDGHVNNNDSNPDQESHADVTQDPITYKDDISEDIEPPVPTEDDVKLLEQDEEGYDEFLPDVCDADAINNEEGEDFDVGKVGRSVEDALEKENPTEDEPNNSPQEMPNFRFDWEDSDYLSKVERYFPDDVFEYAVE; translated from the coding sequence ATGTGTAGAAAACTAGCCATTGTCACACTACTGTACTCCGCGGATTATTTACCGGGCGTGTTTGCTCTTGGTCATCAAGTTAACAAACTGTTAAAGGAAGCGGGTAGGAAAGATAGAATTGATGCATGCCTTGTTGTGACAACTCCCTTATTCAATGACATTTTGAGCGATTTGGCCAAagatcttttgaaaacaatataCGACGATATCGTACTTGTAAACCCTTTGGAATGCCAAGATGAAAGTATTCAGAGAAACAGTGAAAATCTAGCTCTTTTGGAAAGGCCCGAATTGTCGTTTGCTCTAATAAAGGCAAGACTATGGGAACTAACCCAGTACGAACAAGTTCTATATTTGGATTCAGACACTTTACCCCTGAATAAAGACTTTCTAAGATTGTTCGACATTATGTCTAAACAAACTAAGTTACAGATTGGTGCTGTTGCTGACATTGGCTGGCCAGATATGTTCAATAGCGGCGTTATGATGCTGATACCAGATGCTGATACTGCATCTGTTTTACAGAACTATGTTATCGAAAATACTTCAATTGATGGTGCTGATCAGGGCATTTTGAATCAGTTTTTTAACCAAAACTGCTGCACGGATGAGCTGCTCAAAGAAAGCTTTCCCCGAGAGTGGGTACAGTTATCATTTACATATAATGTGACCACCCCTAATCTTGGTTATGAATCTTCACCTGCTATGAATTATTTTAAACCAACTATCAAACTGATTCATTTCATTGGCCAACATAAACCATGGTCTCTGTGGTCTCAGACAAACTTTGTTAGAAACGAATACAATACCCAATGGAATGGAGTGTACGAGGAATTTAAGCAGGAAAACAAATTGGTAGATGACGTCTCGAAGATTGATATCAATGATTTTAATGAGGACAATAATGTTCAAACAGCATCTCAAGAAACTATTCCGCAAACAGCATCTTCAGGGGCTATTCCTCAAGATAATGATTTTTCTACTGAAAAGGAAGTCGAAACAATAGACACAAAGCAAGAAGACACCAGAGTCCAGCTCAATGAGCCAGCTCCCGTTCCTGTTCCACTGGATTTCACTGAATGGTTGACAACTTTCATAAACAAGGATAATGTGAATTCCCAGGCAATGAACAAAATGCACGAACACGAAGGAAATGATAGTGGTTTTGATAAAGACGACGCTAAATCAGATGAAGACATCTACGTGAATAACAGCGACGCTAAACCAGACCAAGAAAGTATTGCGGATAAAAACGACGCTAAATCAGATCAAGACGGCCATGTGAATAACAACGACTCTAATCCAGACCAAGAGAGTCACGCGGATGTCACACAAGACCCTATTACTTATAAAGATGACATATCAGAGGATATAGAACCGCCTGTGCCTACCGAAGACGACGTGAAACTTCTGGAACAGGATGAGGAGGGTTACGATGAATTCCTTCCAGACGTATGCGATGCAGATGCGATCAACAAcgaagaaggagaagattTCGATGTAGGAAAAGTGGGAAGGAGTGTTGAAGATGCACTCGAAAAAGAGAATCCGACAGAGGACGAACCCAACAATTCACCTCAAGAAATGCCGAACTTCAGGTTCGACTGGGAAGATTCTGATTACCTATCAAAAGTTGAAAGGTATTTCCCTGATGACGTCTTTGAATATGCAGTAGAATGA
- the TIF1 gene encoding translation initiation factor eIF4A, whose amino-acid sequence MSEGITEIEESQISLTNYDKVVYKFDDMELDENLLRGVFGYGFEEPSAIQQRAIMPIIEGHDVLAQAQSGTGKTGTFSVAALQRIDTSVKAPQALMLAPTRELALQIQKVVMALAFHMDIKVHACIGGTSFVEDAEGLKDAQIVVGTPGRVFDNMQRRRFRTDKIKMFILDEADEMLSSGFKEQIYQIFTLLPPTTQVVLLSATMPNDVLEVTTKFMRNPVRILVKKDELTLEGIKQFYVNVEEEDFKYECLTDLYDSISVTQAVIFCNTRRKVEELTTKLRDDKFTVSAIYSDLPQQERDTIMKEFRSGSSRILISTDLLARGIDVQQVSLVINYDLPSNKENYIHRIGRGGRFGRKGVAINFVTNEDVGAMREIEKFYSTQIEELPSDIATLLN is encoded by the coding sequence ATGTCTGAAGGTATTactgaaattgaagaatcCCAAATTAGTCTAACCAACTATGACAAGGTTGTCTACAAGTTCGATGATATGGAATTGGACGAAAACTTGTTGAGAGGTGTTTTCGGTTACGGTTTCGAAGAACCATCTGCCATTCAACAACGTGCTATTATGCCTATTATTGAAGGTCACGATGTTTTGGCTCAAGCTCAATCTGGTACTGGTAAGACCGGTACTTTCTCCGTCGCTGCTTTGCAAAGAATCGACACCTCTGTTAAGGCTCCTCAAGCTTTGATGTTGGCTCCAACCAGAGAATTGGCTTTACAAATCCAAAAAGTTGTCATGGCTTTGGCTTTCCACATGGACATCAAGGTCCATGCTTGTATCGGTGGTacttcttttgttgaagatgcTGAAGGTTTGAAAGATGCTCAAATCGTTGTTGGTACCCCAGGTCGTGTTTTCGACAACATGCAAAGACGTAGATTCAGAACTGACAAGATCAAGATGTTCATCTTAGATGAAGCCGATGAAATGTTGTCTTCTGGTTTCAAGGAACAAATCTACCAAATTTTCACATTGCTACCACCAACTACTCaagttgttcttttgtcCGCTACCATGCCAAATGATGTCTTGGAAGTTACCACCAAGTTCATGAGAAACCCAGTTAGAATTTTGGTTAAGAAGGATGAATTGACTTTGGAAGGTATCAAGCAATTCTACGTTaacgttgaagaagaagacttCAAGTATGAATGTTTGACCGATTTGTACGATTCTATCTCCGTTACTCAAGCCGTTATCTTCTGTAACACCAGAAGAAAGGTCGAAGAATTGACCACCAAGTTGAGAGACGACAAATTCACTGTTTCCGCCATCTACTCTGATTTGCCccaacaagaaagagacaCCATTATGAAGGAATTCAGAAGTGGTTCTTCCAGAATCTTGATCTCCACTGATTTATTGGCCAGAGGTATCGATGTCCAACAAGTTTCTTTGGTTATCAACTACGATTTGCCATCCAACAAGGAAAACTATATTCACAGAATCGGTAGAGGTGGTCGTTTCGGTAGAAAGGGTGTTGCCATCAACTTTGTTACCAACGAAGACGTTGGTGCTATGAGAGAAATCGAAAAGTTCTACTCCACTCAAATCGAAGAATTGCCATCTGACATTGCTACTTTATTGAACTAA
- the UTP30 gene encoding Utp30p, giving the protein MVDQVDVIKSELAEKALNALILQCGENASLQNDKSIQIIINMGKKMGIKKDNIPRIIPLTKCKLFKPRDLNILLITKDPSTLYRETLTKDEHTSELFKEIISVKNLRRRFKGSKLTQLYKDFDLIVADYRVHHLLPDVLGNRFYHGSKKLPYMIRMSKEVKLKRQQMAEKCDPIYVRAQLRSICKNTSYIPNDDNCLSVRVGHIQKHTLPEILQNIQDVVNFLTDRSKRPQGGVIKGGIISIFVKTSNSTSLPIYRFSETKKIHDSEDLSDIRL; this is encoded by the coding sequence ATGGTTGATCAAGTAGATGTCATAAAAAGCGAACTAGCGGAAAAAGCCCTAAATGCTTTAATTTTACAGTGTGGAGAAAACGCatctttacaaaatgatAAAAGCATTCAAATAATCATCAATATGGGGAAGAAAATGGGTATAAAAAAGGACAACATTCCCCGGATTATACCATTGACCAAATGCAAGTTGTTCAAACCAAGAGATTTAAACATACTGCTAATTACCAAAGATCCATCCACCCTGTATAGAGAAACTTTGACTAAAGACGAGCATACATCGGAATTATTCAAGGAGATTATAAGTGTCAAGAACTTGAGACGTAGATTCAAAGGTAGCAAATTGACCCAATTGTATAAAGACTTTGATTTGATTGTTGCTGATTATAGAGTCCACCATTTACTTCCTGATGTGCTCGGCAACAGATTTTATCATGGTAGCAAGAAATTACCATATATGATTCGAATGTCCAAAGAAGTAAAGTTGAAACGCCAGCAAATGGCCGAGAAATGCGACCCAATTTATGTGAGAGCGCAACTGAGAAGTATATGTAAGAACACTTCATATATCCCCAATGATGACAATTGTTTAAGTGTCAGAGTCGGGCACATCCAAAAGCATACTCTACCAGagattttacaaaacaTTCAGGACGTGGTGAATTTCCTGACTGACAGGAGTAAGAGACCGCAAGGCGGCGTCATCAAAGGCGGAATAATATCCATATTTGTCAAGACTAGCAACAGTACCAGTTTACCTATATACCGATTCTCagagacaaagaaaattcacGACAGTGAGGATCTGAGTGATATAAGATTATAG
- the KTR2 gene encoding mannosyltransferase KTR2: protein MQIYKVFLTQSNKLFLGCLLLCFVAQTCWLVLVYHQRQLGLDSYFRERSREASSRYDSSRKRSLNRMLKLSSNTYSDRLLDEPVVKTSQRENATLLMLVRNWELPGALHSMRSLEDRFNKDFHYDWTFLNDVPFDPEFIEATTAMASGKTQYALIPAEDWNRPSWINETLFEEALQLMEEKNILYGGSKSYRNMCRFNSGFFFRQKILNQYDYYFRVEPDVDYFCDFPYDPFKVMRLNNKKYGFAITMYEYEDTIPSLWDAVEEYLEDTEYRDVDIESNAFGFVSNFDFFGKSFAVMDSSSDYNLCHFWTNFEIGDLNFFRSERYIKFFEHLDSKGGFYYERWGDAPVHSIAVSLLLKKDEIIHFDELGYKHMPFGTCPSAYYMKLQERCLCDSNHPDNIDLNVISCLRRWWKDGSGKYFLKHDS from the coding sequence ATGCAAATTTACAAGGTATTTCTCACACAGTCTAATAAACTATTTTTGGGGTGTCTTCTACTCTGCTTTGTAGCTCAGACATGTTGGCTTGTGCTTGTGTATCATCAACGTCAGCTAGGGTTGGATTCATATTTTCGAGAAAGATCACGAGAAGCCTCTTCGAGATATGACTCTTCGAGAAAAAGGTCATTGAATCGGATGTTAAAGCTATCCAGCAACACGTATAGTGATAGGTTACTGGACGAGCCTGTGGTAAAGACATCACAGAGAGAAAATGCCACATTACTTATGCTTGTACGTAATTGGGAATTACCGGGAGCACTGCATTCTATGAGATCGCTCGAAGACCGCTTCAATAAAGACTTCCACTACGACTGGACTTTTCTTAACGATGTTCCATTTGATCCAGAGTTTATTGAGGCCACCACTGCCATGGCGAGTGGTAAGACACAGTACGCATTGATTCCAGCGGAGGACTGGAATCGGCCTTCTTGGATTAACGAGACTTTGTTCGAAGAGGCTTTACAATTAATGGAGGAGAAGAATATCTTGTATGGTGGGTCCAAGTCATATAGAAACATGTGCCGATTCAACTCcggctttttctttagacAGAAAATACTGAACCAGTACGATTATTATTTCAGAGTGGAGCCAGATGTAGACTATTTTTGTGATTTCCCTTACGATCCATTTAAGGTGATGAGGCTgaataataagaaatatGGCTTTGCTATTACTATGTATGAATACGAAGATACAATTCCGAGTTTATGGGACGCTGTCGAAGAGTATTTAGAGGACACGGAGTATCGAGACGTAGACATTGAAAGTAATGCCTTTGGTTTTGTCTCCAATTTCGATTTTTTCGGCAAATCATTTGCTGTAATGGACAGTAGTAGCGATTACAATCTATGCCATTTTTGGACTAACTTTGAGATCGGTGATTTGAACTTTTTCAGAAGTGAGAGatatatcaaatttttcgaGCATTTAGATTCTAAAGGTGGCTTCTACTACGAAAGATGGGGGGACGCACCAGTGCATTCGATTGCCGTGTCACTCTTATTAAAGAAAGATGAGattattcattttgatGAATTGGGATACAAACATATGCCTTTTGGTACATGCCCGTCTGCATACTACATGAAACTCCAAGAAAGATGCCTCTGTGATAGCAATCATCCTGACAACATCGACCTCAACGTCATTAGCTGTTTGAGAAGGTGGTGGAAGGATGGAAGTGGTAAATACTTCCTCAAGCATGATTCATAG
- the TFA2 gene encoding transcription factor TFIIE subunit TFA2, whose translation MSKNRDPLLANLNAFKNKVKSAPVIAPAKVGQKKTNDTVTTIDGTTRKRTAFERAQESALLSAKNPALAEIKKEAGSNSSNAISLDDDDDDEDDNDEDFGGSPSKKVRPGSIAAAALQANQTDISKSHDSSKLLWATEYIQKKGKPVLVNELLDYLSMKKDDKVIELLKKLDRIEFDPKKGSFKYLSTYDVHSPSELLKLLRSQVTFKGISCKDLKDGWPQCDEVINSLEEDSKILVLRTKKDKTPRYVWYNSGGNLKCIDEEFVKMWENVQLPQFAELPRKLQDLGLKPASVDPATIKRQTKRVEVKKKRQRKGKITNTHMTGILKDYSHRV comes from the coding sequence ATGAGTAAAAACAGGGACCCTCTATTAGCCAACTTGAATGCGTTTAAAAACAAAGTCAAGTCAGCCCCAGTGATAGCACCCGCTAAAGTAGGACAAAAAAAGACCAATGACACTGTCACTACTATAGATGGGACAACTAGGAAGAGAACAGCTTTTGAGCGTGCACAAGAGAGCGCTTTGCTTTCTGCCAAGAATCCAGCGTTGGCGGAAATCAAGAAGGAAGCCGGAAGTAATAGTTCCAACGCCATTTCGTTggacgatgacgatgacgatgaagacgacAACGACGAAGATTTTGGTGGTTCTCCATCAAAGAAAGTAAGGCCAGGTTCCATTGCAGCAGCTGCTTTACAGGCAAATCAAACGGATATATCCAAGAGTCACGATTCATCCAAGTTATTATGGGCAACtgaatatattcaaaagaaaggtAAGCCAGTGTTGGTCAATGAGTTATTGGATTACTTATCGATGAAGAAAGACGATAAAGTTATTGAACTTCTGAAAAAGCTAGATAGGATCGAGTTTGATCCTAAAAAGGGATCTTTCAAGTATCTTTCCACCTATGATGTTCATTCCCCATCAGAATTACTCAAGTTGTTACGTTCACAAGTGACTTTTAAAGGTATATCGTGCAAGGATTTAAAGGACGGCTGGCCACAATGCGATGAAGTCATCAATTCGTTGGAGGAAGACAGTAAGATCTTGGTATTAAGAACCAAGAAAGATAAGACTCCAAGATATGTTTGGTACAATAGCGGCGGTAACTTGAAATGTATCGACGAAGAGTTTGTTAAAATGTGGGAGAATGTCCAGTTGCCACAATTCGCAGAATTACCGAGAAAGCTACAAGATTTAGGTCTAAAGCCTGCTAGTGTTGATCCGGCAACTATTAAAAGACAAACAAAGAGGGTTGAAgtcaaaaagaagagacaAAGAAAGGGTAAGATCACTAATACTCATATGACTGGTATCTTGAAAGATTATTCCCATAGAGTATGA
- the LAS1 gene encoding rRNA-processing protein LAS1 has protein sequence MIPPRIVPWRNLAELEELKGWFYPRTKDIIEDKRHRAVQRVQSYQLKGSQYLPHVVDSTAQITCAVLLDEKETGSEPHRDSVPIRLSYVMALIRFVNGLLDPTQQSQFAIPLHTLAAKIGLPSWFVDLRHWGTHERDLPGLEMLRWAANEALSWLYDHYWNDQELEDDREDLDDDENGYGYGRNNKEQKYKDSLAKTLDKWRRLKNEFLEHRWVWENAKDSLITSSNFSGDNLVNYDAQRGKGTHDSSSEIMIRENLRQWQELWKMSIYHEEVIGECFSNYDPILFKVLVLNLNDFDWKLIEWVAKNYKTQQDDTNTVTVLKKKFDVWKDLQTRLLDVIIGNLNNKNIKNKWQNWEKVIDENPSYLILYLCRSMLTKLEAEKVCGNSWRSKKRKRQFDSTVEVETKLKEYIDSLSSRFNEGEIKVYDLTPREKGAHILKKESSPALKTVTNNILGDLASLKQRLSNGEAVNKRQKHEGETATSMKNWSMIQSWEPKPFGVL, from the coding sequence ATGATACCGCCACGCATAGTCCCATGGAGAAATCTTGCTGAGTTAGAGGAACTAAAAGGTTGGTTTTACCCAAGGACCAAAGATATCATCGAAGATAAAAGACATCGTGCTGTGCAAAGGGTGCAGAGCTACCAGCTCAAAGGCTCACAATATTTGCCTCATGTAGTGGACTCTACGGCACAAATAACATGTGCTGTGTTGCtggatgaaaaagaaaccgGTTCGGAACCGCATCGAGACTCTGTTCCTATACGATTGTCATACGTGATGGCTTTGATCCGGTTCGTCAATGGTTTGTTGGATCCAACTCAGCAATCTCAGTTCGCCATTCCTTTGCATACGCTAGCTGCTAAGATTGGACTGCCGTCTTGGTTTGTTGACTTGAGGCACTGGGGTACGCATGAAAGAGATTTACCTGGCTTAGAAATGCTCCGTTGGGCCGCCAATGAAGCTTTGTCTTGGCTGTATGATCACTATTGGAATGATCAAGAATTAGAAGATGATAGAGAGGATTTggatgatgacgaaaatggTTATGGATACGGGAGGAACAATAAAGAGCAGAAATATAAGGATAGTTTGGCTAAAACACTTGACAAGTGGAGACGACTCAAAAACGAGTTTCTAGAGCACAGATGGGTGTGGGAAAATGCAAAGGATAGTCTAATTACTAGCAGTAACTTCTCTGGAGACAATTTGGTTAATTACGATGCCCAAAGAGGGAAAGGTACACATGATAGTTCATCTGAAATTATGATAAGAGAAAACTTACGTCAATGGCAAGAACTTTGGAAAATGTCCATTTACCATGAGGAAGTAATTGGGGAATGTTTCAGCAATTATGACCCAATTTTGTTTAAAGTATTAGtattgaatttgaatgattttgaCTGGAAGTTAATCGAATGGGTTGccaagaattacaaaaccCAACAAGATGACACTAATACAGTTACAgtgttgaaaaagaagttCGACGTTTGGAAAGATTTACAAACAAGACTATTGGACGTCATAATAGGCAATCTTAATAACAAGAATATCAAGAATAAATGGCAAAACTGGGAGAAAgtcattgatgaaaatcCGTCATATTTAATACTGTATCTTTGCCGGTCCATGCTAACTAAATTAGAAGCTGAGAAGGTCTGTGGAAATTCCTGGAGAAGCAAAAAACGCAAAAGACAATTTGACAGCACGGTGGAGGTCGAGACAAAACTAAAAGAGTATATAGACAGCTTATCGTCAAGGTTTAACGAAGGCGAAATAAAAGTTTACGATCTCACCCCCAGGGAAAAAGGAGCCCACatattgaagaaggagTCTAGTCCCGCTTTGAAGACTGTtactaataatattttaGGCGATTTGGCATCTTTAAAGCAGAGACTGTCCAATGGGGAAGCGGTTAATAAAAGACAGAAACACGAGGGTGAGACGGCTACATCGATGAAGAATTGGTCAATGATACAAAGTTGGGAACCCAAACCCTTTGGTGTCCTGTAG